Proteins found in one Pirellulales bacterium genomic segment:
- a CDS encoding response regulator — MGRAGFSAIVKHDSRGCDFRALTMIFSTEGTQVETESNGALVSTAAATTSTVGGSRFALRRACGHGRSVRTFAGVDTEDGRDVMVKLLAIDSIHPATLMRAEYEATHLQRLASAWLAPTIHVGRENNDLVLVYRFVPGEILADLLKSRTLSLAETLTVGRALFSALRDIHRHGVLHRGIRPGNVVVSGDGSVTSAIMLPVEPTAALGLDDGEFQASSLQAALYLSPEQAGSLDNDMSEAADLYSAGVTLFHCLAGRPPFDGQALGAVLFAHMTTHAPALRSLGINVPRAIDEVLQRLLRKDPHDRYQTAAGVLADWEAIAAALHQGESEPSVVIGANDLRQSLTEPAFVARAHEVEALDEQIELAARGHASLVLLEGESGGGKTRVLTETAHRATARGFWVLWGHGTTDVAREPFSLLKGIVDGFVSAANVNSGLAEAVRERLGDYTQAVCAVLPGLSSVLRSGDAYSVPESTGEMRTLNALACFINALGTLEHPVLLVLDDCQWADELTYRLLRRWPARDETGNAQRHVLLVSAFRSEEVSDDHPLRRVGPDLHLRLSPFEPAEITQLVESMAGSLPEQAISVVVRLAEGSPFMASAVLRGLVETGELVREQDGWRVGALNFDEVQSSSRAADFLARRLELLPDETLQLLSTGAVLGKEFELDVAGELADYSPAQVITALDIARQRRLVWLRPDGTRCVFVHDKIRSSLLHLQPPSHRLQLHARAAEYLQRQGEPRAAEIAYHFDAALDPQSALPYALQAATKARSQYALEAAIQQYLIAERGAALADAKTRYQVAEALGEVLLLAGRYDQAGEKFEAAAELAEGTYAQAQIRNKLGELAFKRGDMEQSIECFEAALEMLGKKVARNNAFVYLLLGWESLVQTLHTWLPSWFVNRHRRQPDDGERLTLQLLSNQAHGYWYCRSPLHTLWAHLRNLNLAERYESTPELGLAYAEHAPAIALVGLHRRAKRYAEKSLVIRQTLNDLSGQAQALHYHGIVHYNGGEYQQSIKKCRDAIRLLERTGDYWQVHIARYQIAASLYHLGDLPGALEESQLNYKSGIELGDEQASGIILDVWVRAADGPIPQHILTKELERTRHDAQGRAQVLFANGLQLLRSGSPAGAANFIERAHEVSQKAGVRNAYTLSFLPWLATALRQQAMALRGQTPSIRKKLLRRAKRAARWALLTKFICPNDTPHALRELGILLAMHGSASRARHYLNKSLALSRRQSARLDYAQTLLARAEIGEELGWPTAKDDKVEAQAILGELHAYSTPQQLAGQKPASVSLSLVDRFDAVLDSGRRIASALSPPVIQAETRNAALRLLRAEHCIVLRVALRNGQPEFMPIAGSIPGAWNEDKINEALRTRRAVAFSENSPQRSAEAAANGGKRSALCAPLYARGEAVACLYATHEHVRDLFGNDDERLADYIVTIAGAALENAEGFAQLQALNETLERRVEERTAAVEARSQELALSNQQLERVAQELRQAQQQLTVAKQSAEAASEAKSRFLAAMSHEIRTPLNAVIGMTELTLKSTLTSPQRSNLAIAKDSAKTLLTLLNDLLDFSKIEAGRLELESISVAIRDVLGDVARLMAVTAARKGLELNYRVDPSVPELLLGDPTRLRQVLMNLVGNAIKFTDRGEIFITVESPQCRDLTSTLHFAVSDTGIGISRDKQDCIFEAFRQSDNSMTRRFGGTGLGLAISSQLVALMDGRIWVESELGAGSTFHFTATLQTIPQPVSEAGWKLSPPRNALLLSDNPRAEEIYLEPLQSFAVEAMLMRPGDPRVERLLRAGEESMRIDLVLMDVSAAKPEEAEWIQLVCGVAADPPPVVALLAAIDEGLPDRCRQLGADHCLTKPVRPKEWETTLRAIFAADDQPASPSAEQQPTPARPLRVLVVDDSPVNVEVAAGLLELAGHEIARAGGGREAVEMCSSERFDIVLMDLEMHDMDGLTATAAIRAYENPLDRHTPIIALTAHTVDGYQNRCLAAGMDGILSKPLNPDELFGLLAEYTPASPSVDDNRKFATH; from the coding sequence ATGGGTCGAGCTGGTTTCTCGGCCATTGTGAAGCACGATTCGCGCGGCTGCGATTTTCGTGCGCTAACGATGATTTTCAGCACTGAGGGCACACAGGTGGAAACTGAAAGCAACGGCGCACTCGTCAGCACAGCGGCGGCCACGACTTCGACGGTCGGCGGTTCGCGGTTCGCACTGCGACGTGCTTGCGGTCACGGCCGAAGCGTTCGGACATTCGCCGGGGTCGATACCGAAGACGGCCGCGACGTGATGGTCAAGCTGTTGGCCATCGACTCGATTCATCCCGCGACCTTGATGCGCGCCGAATACGAGGCAACGCACCTGCAACGATTGGCAAGTGCATGGCTCGCACCCACGATTCACGTCGGCAGAGAAAACAACGACTTGGTGTTGGTTTATCGCTTCGTTCCTGGCGAAATTCTTGCGGACCTGCTCAAATCGCGCACGCTCAGTCTCGCGGAAACACTGACGGTCGGCCGCGCGCTCTTCTCGGCGCTGCGCGATATTCATCGGCATGGCGTCCTCCATCGAGGCATTCGCCCTGGCAACGTCGTCGTCAGCGGCGACGGCTCGGTCACTTCGGCGATCATGTTGCCGGTCGAACCAACGGCTGCGCTGGGCTTGGACGACGGCGAATTTCAGGCGAGCTCGCTCCAGGCGGCGTTGTATTTGTCGCCCGAGCAAGCAGGATCGCTCGATAATGACATGTCGGAGGCGGCGGATTTGTATTCGGCAGGAGTTACGCTGTTTCATTGCCTCGCCGGCCGGCCTCCGTTCGACGGCCAGGCGTTGGGCGCAGTCCTGTTCGCACATATGACCACACACGCTCCGGCGCTGCGGTCGTTGGGCATCAATGTTCCTCGGGCCATCGATGAAGTCCTGCAGCGATTGCTGCGAAAAGATCCACACGATCGTTATCAAACTGCTGCTGGAGTGCTAGCCGATTGGGAGGCAATTGCCGCGGCGTTGCATCAGGGAGAAAGCGAGCCATCGGTCGTGATCGGCGCCAACGACTTGCGACAGTCGCTTACCGAGCCTGCATTCGTGGCCCGGGCGCACGAGGTCGAGGCACTCGACGAGCAAATCGAGCTTGCTGCCCGCGGTCATGCGAGCTTGGTCCTGCTCGAAGGCGAATCTGGCGGTGGAAAGACTCGCGTACTGACCGAAACCGCCCATCGAGCTACCGCGCGGGGATTTTGGGTTTTATGGGGACATGGAACCACCGACGTCGCGCGCGAACCGTTTTCGCTGCTCAAAGGAATTGTCGATGGGTTTGTGTCGGCAGCCAACGTCAATTCGGGCCTTGCTGAAGCCGTCCGCGAGCGTCTGGGAGACTACACCCAGGCAGTTTGCGCGGTACTCCCTGGCCTGAGTAGCGTGCTGCGGTCTGGCGACGCCTATTCGGTACCAGAATCGACAGGCGAAATGCGGACGCTCAATGCGCTCGCGTGTTTCATCAATGCCCTTGGGACGCTCGAGCATCCTGTGCTACTAGTGCTCGACGACTGCCAATGGGCCGATGAGCTGACCTATCGGCTCCTACGCCGCTGGCCGGCGCGCGATGAGACCGGTAACGCCCAACGGCATGTGCTGCTTGTGAGCGCGTTTCGCTCCGAAGAGGTCTCCGACGACCATCCCTTGCGCCGCGTCGGCCCCGATTTGCACTTGCGGTTGTCGCCGTTCGAGCCGGCGGAAATCACACAGCTCGTCGAATCCATGGCCGGCTCATTGCCCGAACAGGCCATTTCCGTCGTCGTTCGCTTGGCGGAAGGCAGCCCTTTTATGGCCTCGGCCGTACTGCGAGGCTTGGTGGAGACGGGCGAATTGGTGCGCGAACAAGATGGCTGGCGCGTGGGCGCTCTGAATTTCGACGAAGTACAATCGTCCAGTCGTGCCGCTGATTTTCTTGCTCGCCGTCTGGAACTTCTGCCCGACGAAACGCTGCAGCTACTTTCCACTGGCGCTGTATTGGGTAAAGAGTTTGAGCTCGATGTTGCCGGTGAGTTGGCCGATTATTCGCCGGCCCAAGTCATCACCGCACTCGATATTGCTCGGCAACGTCGACTGGTCTGGCTGCGCCCCGACGGCACGCGCTGCGTGTTTGTCCACGATAAAATCCGCTCCTCGTTGCTCCACTTGCAGCCCCCCAGCCATCGACTTCAACTCCACGCTCGCGCCGCTGAATATCTCCAGCGCCAAGGCGAGCCCCGCGCGGCGGAAATCGCGTATCACTTCGATGCGGCGCTCGACCCGCAATCGGCCTTGCCTTACGCTTTACAGGCCGCGACGAAAGCGCGGTCGCAATACGCGCTCGAAGCCGCGATTCAGCAATATCTGATCGCCGAGCGGGGCGCAGCGTTGGCCGACGCCAAGACTCGTTACCAGGTGGCCGAGGCGTTGGGAGAAGTGCTGCTGTTGGCCGGCCGCTACGATCAAGCCGGCGAAAAATTCGAGGCTGCCGCCGAATTGGCCGAAGGGACATATGCCCAGGCTCAGATTCGCAACAAGCTCGGCGAGTTGGCTTTCAAGCGCGGCGACATGGAGCAGTCAATCGAGTGCTTCGAAGCCGCCCTAGAGATGCTTGGTAAGAAGGTCGCTCGCAACAATGCCTTCGTATACCTGCTGCTCGGCTGGGAATCCCTGGTCCAAACGTTGCACACATGGCTGCCAAGTTGGTTTGTGAATCGGCATCGGCGCCAGCCCGACGATGGCGAGCGCCTGACGCTGCAACTCCTCAGCAATCAAGCACATGGTTATTGGTATTGCCGCAGCCCGCTACATACGCTTTGGGCTCATTTACGAAACCTCAATTTGGCGGAGCGCTACGAAAGCACTCCTGAACTCGGTTTGGCCTATGCGGAACATGCGCCGGCCATTGCATTGGTCGGCTTGCATCGACGCGCCAAACGCTACGCAGAAAAGTCGCTCGTCATTCGTCAGACCCTCAACGATTTGTCCGGACAGGCGCAGGCACTGCATTATCACGGGATTGTCCACTACAACGGCGGCGAATATCAGCAGTCGATCAAGAAGTGTCGCGACGCCATTCGTCTCCTCGAGCGCACCGGCGACTACTGGCAGGTGCATATCGCCCGGTATCAAATTGCCGCGTCGTTGTACCATTTGGGCGACTTGCCAGGCGCATTGGAAGAGTCGCAGCTCAACTACAAATCGGGGATCGAATTAGGAGACGAACAAGCCTCCGGCATTATCCTCGATGTCTGGGTTCGCGCCGCGGACGGCCCCATTCCTCAACACATTCTGACGAAGGAGCTAGAACGCACCCGCCACGATGCGCAGGGCCGCGCGCAGGTGTTGTTCGCCAACGGCTTGCAACTGCTACGCAGCGGAAGCCCAGCCGGCGCGGCCAATTTTATCGAACGGGCGCACGAGGTGTCCCAAAAAGCAGGGGTCCGTAACGCCTACACGCTTTCGTTCTTACCGTGGTTGGCCACGGCGCTGCGGCAGCAGGCGATGGCGCTGCGCGGCCAAACGCCGTCCATCCGCAAGAAACTGCTGCGCCGTGCAAAACGGGCCGCACGATGGGCGCTACTCACCAAGTTCATTTGCCCGAACGACACGCCACACGCGCTTCGCGAACTGGGAATTCTTCTTGCCATGCATGGTTCGGCCAGCCGCGCGCGGCACTATCTCAACAAGAGCTTGGCGCTTTCACGACGGCAGTCGGCCCGACTCGATTACGCGCAAACGCTACTGGCACGGGCCGAAATCGGCGAAGAATTGGGCTGGCCCACGGCCAAAGACGACAAGGTGGAAGCGCAAGCCATTTTGGGAGAATTGCACGCCTATTCGACGCCCCAGCAGCTTGCCGGGCAGAAGCCCGCAAGCGTCAGCCTGTCGCTCGTCGATCGGTTTGACGCGGTGCTCGATAGCGGCCGACGTATTGCTTCGGCGCTATCGCCGCCGGTGATTCAAGCCGAGACGCGCAACGCCGCTTTGCGGCTGCTCCGAGCCGAACATTGCATCGTGCTGCGAGTTGCCCTGCGCAACGGTCAGCCGGAATTCATGCCCATCGCCGGAAGCATCCCTGGCGCCTGGAACGAAGACAAGATCAACGAAGCGCTGCGCACCCGCCGGGCGGTGGCGTTCTCCGAAAACAGCCCGCAGCGCAGCGCCGAGGCCGCGGCGAACGGCGGCAAGCGGTCGGCGCTATGCGCTCCGCTCTATGCGCGCGGCGAGGCCGTCGCTTGCCTGTACGCCACTCACGAACACGTGCGCGACCTGTTTGGCAACGACGATGAGCGGTTGGCCGACTATATCGTGACCATTGCTGGCGCAGCGCTGGAGAACGCCGAAGGATTCGCGCAATTGCAGGCCTTGAATGAAACTCTAGAACGCCGCGTCGAAGAACGAACCGCAGCGGTCGAGGCGCGATCGCAGGAACTGGCGCTGTCGAACCAGCAGCTCGAGCGAGTCGCCCAAGAGCTGCGCCAGGCTCAACAGCAATTGACCGTCGCCAAGCAATCGGCCGAAGCCGCCAGCGAGGCCAAGAGCCGCTTCCTCGCGGCGATGAGTCACGAAATTCGTACTCCGCTGAATGCCGTCATTGGCATGACCGAATTGACGCTCAAATCAACGCTGACGTCGCCACAACGGAGTAATCTCGCGATCGCCAAAGATTCCGCGAAAACACTACTGACTCTGCTCAACGATCTGCTCGATTTTTCCAAGATCGAAGCCGGTCGGCTCGAACTGGAAAGCATCTCCGTCGCGATTCGCGATGTGCTTGGCGACGTCGCCCGATTGATGGCTGTCACGGCGGCGCGCAAGGGATTGGAACTCAACTATCGCGTCGATCCATCGGTCCCGGAATTGTTGCTTGGCGATCCGACGCGGCTGCGCCAAGTGCTGATGAACCTTGTGGGAAATGCCATCAAGTTCACCGATCGCGGCGAGATCTTCATTACGGTTGAATCGCCGCAGTGCCGCGACTTGACCTCGACCTTGCACTTCGCGGTGAGCGATACTGGCATCGGCATTTCGCGCGACAAGCAAGATTGCATTTTCGAGGCCTTCCGGCAAAGCGACAACTCGATGACGCGGCGGTTCGGCGGCACGGGATTGGGATTGGCGATCTCCTCGCAATTGGTCGCGTTAATGGATGGCCGAATCTGGGTCGAAAGCGAGTTGGGCGCGGGAAGCACATTCCATTTCACCGCCACGTTGCAGACAATTCCGCAGCCAGTCAGCGAGGCCGGTTGGAAATTGTCTCCACCACGAAATGCATTGCTGCTCTCGGACAATCCGCGCGCGGAAGAAATTTACCTGGAGCCGCTGCAATCATTTGCGGTCGAAGCAATGTTGATGCGGCCAGGAGATCCGCGCGTCGAACGACTCTTGCGCGCCGGCGAAGAGAGCATGCGGATCGATCTGGTGCTGATGGACGTGTCGGCGGCCAAACCAGAAGAAGCCGAATGGATTCAACTAGTCTGCGGCGTCGCGGCCGATCCTCCGCCGGTCGTAGCGCTGTTGGCCGCCATCGATGAGGGTCTTCCCGATCGCTGCCGGCAACTTGGCGCCGATCACTGCTTGACCAAGCCAGTTCGGCCCAAAGAATGGGAAACGACGCTGCGGGCAATTTTCGCCGCCGATGATCAACCCGCATCACCCTCCGCCGAGCAGCAGCCGACTCCCGCGCGACCACTACGCGTGCTCGTCGTCGATGACAGCCCCGTAAACGTCGAAGTGGCCGCCGGTCTGCTCGAACTGGCCGGCCACGAAATCGCGCGCGCCGGCGGCGGTCGCGAAGCGGTCGAGATGTGCAGCAGCGAGCGATTCGACATCGTGCTGATGGACCTCGAAATGCACGACATGGACGGCCTGACCGCCACCGCGGCCATCCGCGCATACGAAAATCCGCTCGATCGCCACACGCCGATCATCGCGCTCACGGCCCATACGGTCGATGGCTACCAAAACCGCTGCCTCGCCGCCGGCATGGACGGCATTCTGTCGAAGCCGCTCAACCCCGATGAACTATTTGGCCTGTTGGCCGAATACACTCCCGCTAGTCCATCTGTAGACGACAATCGCAAATTCGCGACACATTGA
- a CDS encoding PQQ-binding-like beta-propeller repeat protein, whose protein sequence is MNSSRLASLRCGAALMALQFCCSLLPSVRAGVLVPWTQFQANSAHSGHVAGTISLPTPLWNVPNASIGDVGFVPGVVTDEQRVYVTAYSHNSGGYSYFDVVALNRTNGVKQWSRQLASYSGEISAPAVGNGMVYVHQWGHSGISGGNAAQYPYVTGLNANTGAIQFATSHSGQWSSGSRPTVSGNLVFAAGGYYGGLDAYNAAVGGLAWSTGVNQQYGWIPAADSEHVYVYMGPASASPGPHTGTLYSFNRTNGSLAFKILNPTDTFTLHNGTVFLGGQNDAITRSRSGLTSFDLNAQTVRWQALGNYSGAMAIDQGTVYAANGIELSLLDEATGQKVNSWFAPPSESLEGNLLLTDNVIIAGTTKGTYVIDRSTLTNLWSTSITGDLALGDDTFLISTPNVLYAYAVAEPNAGTLMIAILLCTLLGSKARRWKSLASMCREFAIVVYRWTSGSVFGQQAK, encoded by the coding sequence ATGAATTCATCACGTTTGGCAAGTTTGCGATGTGGCGCTGCCTTGATGGCGCTGCAATTCTGTTGCTCATTGCTGCCGTCGGTTCGCGCAGGAGTACTGGTGCCGTGGACGCAGTTTCAGGCCAATTCCGCTCATAGCGGGCATGTTGCTGGAACAATTTCGCTGCCGACACCGCTCTGGAATGTGCCTAATGCCTCCATCGGCGACGTGGGCTTTGTCCCCGGCGTTGTGACCGATGAGCAGCGGGTCTATGTGACGGCCTACAGCCATAACTCCGGAGGCTACTCCTACTTTGACGTGGTTGCGTTGAATCGAACGAATGGTGTCAAACAATGGAGCCGGCAGTTGGCGTCGTACTCGGGCGAGATTTCAGCGCCTGCTGTTGGAAACGGAATGGTCTATGTTCACCAATGGGGGCATTCCGGCATCTCCGGTGGAAATGCGGCGCAATACCCCTACGTGACCGGGTTGAATGCCAACACGGGCGCGATCCAATTCGCGACGAGCCATTCTGGCCAATGGAGCAGCGGAAGTCGGCCTACAGTGTCCGGCAACTTGGTCTTTGCGGCAGGCGGTTACTACGGTGGGCTGGACGCCTACAATGCAGCCGTGGGGGGCCTGGCATGGTCTACTGGTGTAAACCAACAATACGGGTGGATCCCAGCTGCGGATTCCGAACACGTTTATGTGTACATGGGGCCGGCAAGCGCCAGTCCCGGCCCGCATACCGGAACGTTGTATTCATTTAATCGCACCAACGGTTCTTTGGCGTTCAAAATCTTGAATCCCACGGATACGTTCACTCTCCATAATGGAACGGTCTTTCTGGGAGGCCAAAACGATGCAATAACAAGATCTAGGAGTGGCCTCACTAGTTTCGATCTCAATGCGCAAACGGTTCGCTGGCAAGCCCTCGGCAACTACTCTGGAGCGATGGCTATTGACCAAGGCACCGTATATGCCGCGAACGGGATTGAATTGAGTCTGCTCGATGAAGCGACGGGACAAAAGGTCAACTCGTGGTTCGCCCCGCCGAGCGAAAGCCTAGAAGGAAATTTGCTGCTGACCGACAATGTCATTATTGCTGGCACGACCAAAGGCACATATGTGATTGATCGAAGTACGCTTACCAATCTCTGGTCCACTTCGATCACTGGAGACTTAGCGCTGGGAGATGATACCTTTTTGATTTCTACGCCCAATGTACTCTATGCCTACGCAGTGGCGGAACCGAACGCCGGCACCTTGATGATTGCGATTTTACTTTGCACGTTGCTCGGATCGAAAGCGCGTCGTTGGAAGAGCCTTGCGTCAATGTGTCGCGAATTTGCGATTGTCGTCTACAGATGGACTAGCGGGAGTGTATTCGGCCAACAGGCCAAATAG
- the cbiE gene encoding precorrin-6y C5,15-methyltransferase (decarboxylating) subunit CbiE gives MASNKIHIIGIGDDGLDGITAQAKGLIDQADLLLGAESTLKLVPPSTAERAIIGVNLDDAVQQISAAAGKRVVVLATGDPLFYGVARFLCDKLGKERFDVVPHVSTMQMAFARVKESWEDAYLTNLATNPLDGVVEKIRVADTVGLFTSDLVSPADVAQALVESGIDYFRAYVCEHLGSPDERVTQGSLNEIAHEEFGPLNVMILVRRPETPDRPTDAHVARRFGNPDEMFLQSRPKRGLLTPAEVRTIALAEMAIGPASIVWDIGAGSGSVSIEAAMLAEKGTVYAVEMDGEDINLIRSNADRFHVKNLIPILGRAPEAWGNLPQPDCIFVGGSGREIARVVELAFKQLKPGGRMVANVASIESLSSLDDSLNRLAGDVKVLMINVARGTHQLERVRFGALNPSFLLSAVKAR, from the coding sequence ATGGCCAGCAACAAAATCCACATCATCGGCATCGGCGACGACGGGCTTGACGGCATTACGGCACAAGCCAAGGGGCTCATCGACCAGGCGGATTTGTTGCTGGGGGCCGAAAGCACGCTGAAGCTCGTTCCGCCCAGCACGGCCGAGCGAGCGATCATCGGGGTCAATTTGGACGATGCCGTTCAGCAAATTTCGGCCGCTGCCGGCAAGCGAGTCGTCGTTCTTGCCACCGGCGATCCACTGTTTTACGGCGTGGCCCGCTTCCTCTGCGACAAACTCGGCAAAGAGCGGTTCGACGTCGTGCCGCATGTGAGTACGATGCAGATGGCGTTTGCCCGCGTGAAAGAAAGTTGGGAAGACGCCTACCTGACCAACCTGGCGACCAATCCACTCGACGGCGTCGTCGAGAAGATTCGCGTCGCCGACACCGTTGGCTTATTTACCAGCGACCTCGTTTCGCCGGCCGATGTGGCCCAGGCGCTCGTTGAATCGGGCATCGACTATTTCCGCGCCTACGTGTGCGAACATCTCGGTTCACCCGACGAGCGCGTCACGCAAGGCTCGCTCAACGAAATCGCCCACGAAGAATTCGGCCCGCTCAATGTGATGATTCTCGTCCGCCGACCGGAAACTCCCGATCGGCCGACCGATGCCCATGTCGCGCGACGATTCGGCAACCCAGATGAGATGTTTCTCCAATCGCGACCCAAACGCGGTTTGCTGACCCCCGCCGAGGTTCGTACGATCGCGCTGGCCGAAATGGCGATCGGACCGGCAAGCATTGTCTGGGACATTGGTGCCGGCAGTGGTTCGGTCTCCATCGAAGCCGCGATGCTGGCCGAGAAGGGGACGGTTTATGCCGTCGAAATGGACGGGGAAGACATCAACCTCATTCGCTCAAACGCCGATCGATTCCACGTAAAAAACCTCATACCAATTCTCGGCCGCGCCCCAGAAGCTTGGGGAAACCTCCCACAACCCGACTGCATCTTTGTCGGCGGCAGCGGCCGAGAAATCGCCCGCGTAGTCGAGTTGGCTTTCAAGCAGCTAAAACCAGGCGGTCGGATGGTCGCAAACGTCGCCAGCATCGAAAGCCTTTCCTCACTCGACGACAGCCTGAATCGCCTTGCCGGCGACGTCAAAGTGCTGATGATTAACGTCGCCCGGGGAACCCATCAGTTGGAGCGAGTACGATTCGGAGCGTTGAATCCGTCGTTTTTGTTAAGCGCGGTTAAAGCACGATAA
- a CDS encoding PIG-L family deacetylase: MSTTQHLDVIAVGAHPDDVEIACGGTIAKLVRQGYRVGIVDLTDGEPTPGSPGPEVRLAEAEAAAKVLGVHTRINLGMTNRRLFDSFEARVALGTVFRRYRPRLVLGFGEKTPLASPDHFQAMQITDAGIFYARLTKWDEHFDHLPVHTIPAYLYYTLAFTSIGPPPGAGHLVVDIAETLDLKLEAIACYRTQFGERPEKQIDQRIKAFAIQLGTAAGFLAGEMFASPRLIGTRDLMHFLFGLKSSDQPAPPEPPR, from the coding sequence ATGTCCACCACTCAGCACCTTGATGTCATCGCTGTTGGCGCACATCCCGACGATGTAGAAATCGCCTGCGGCGGCACGATCGCCAAGCTCGTGCGGCAAGGCTATCGCGTGGGCATCGTCGATCTGACCGACGGCGAACCAACGCCAGGCTCCCCAGGCCCCGAGGTACGGCTCGCGGAAGCAGAGGCCGCCGCCAAAGTGCTCGGCGTTCATACGCGCATCAACTTGGGAATGACGAATCGCCGCCTGTTCGATTCGTTTGAAGCTCGCGTGGCCTTGGGAACAGTCTTCCGACGGTACCGTCCGCGGCTAGTGCTCGGCTTCGGCGAAAAAACGCCGCTCGCGTCGCCCGACCATTTTCAAGCGATGCAAATCACCGACGCCGGCATCTTCTACGCTCGCCTCACCAAATGGGATGAGCATTTCGACCACCTGCCGGTCCATACGATTCCAGCATACCTCTATTACACACTGGCGTTCACGTCGATTGGCCCGCCGCCTGGCGCAGGGCATTTGGTCGTCGATATCGCCGAGACGTTGGACCTGAAACTTGAAGCGATCGCCTGCTATCGCACGCAATTCGGCGAGCGACCGGAAAAGCAAATCGACCAGCGCATCAAAGCTTTTGCAATCCAACTTGGCACCGCGGCTGGTTTTCTCGCGGGCGAAATGTTCGCCAGCCCGCGCCTCATCGGCACCCGCGACCTGATGCACTTTCTTTTTGGCCTCAAGTCGTCAGATCAGCCCGCCCCGCCCGAGCCGCCACGGTAA
- a CDS encoding transcriptional repressor: protein MSHDFSLGTVEVALSPLQRFEEFLQARGKRITQQRRIIVEQVASRHEHFDADQLLLDLSKNRDARRVSRPTVYRTLAEMVDAGLLHKMVLGGRAVYEHDYGYPQHDHLHCEDCNRLIEFSSDDLIRIRDAVARKHQFRVTGHRLIISGICADCRTARQRNRRLDLV from the coding sequence GTGTCGCACGACTTTTCTCTTGGCACTGTCGAAGTCGCCCTCTCGCCCCTGCAGCGATTTGAGGAGTTTTTACAGGCGCGGGGAAAGCGGATTACCCAGCAGCGCCGAATCATCGTCGAGCAAGTGGCCAGCCGGCACGAGCATTTCGACGCCGACCAATTGCTCCTCGATTTGAGCAAGAACCGCGATGCCCGTCGCGTTAGCCGCCCCACGGTTTACCGGACCCTTGCCGAAATGGTCGATGCAGGGCTGCTCCACAAAATGGTCCTCGGCGGCCGAGCGGTGTATGAGCACGACTACGGCTATCCGCAGCACGATCATCTACATTGTGAAGATTGTAATAGACTCATCGAGTTTTCGAGCGACGATTTGATCCGGATTCGCGATGCCGTTGCCAGGAAACATCAATTCCGCGTGACGGGGCATCGCTTAATTATCTCAGGAATCTGTGCCGATTGCCGCACGGCTCGCCAACGCAATCGAAGGTTGGATCTCGTGTGA